The genomic interval AAATTGTACTTTTGTTCATATCTCCACGAGCACTGGCAAGTGAGTGGGTGATGATGGAGTTTGGTGCTGCTGTCGCTTTAAAGAAAAAAATCATTCCTGTGGTTCTTAAAGATACTCATATTCCCTCCTTCTTGTCAGAGCATAAATATATCAGGGCGAATAGTATTAATGAAGCTGCTGAAAAAATCAAAGAAACATTATGCAAAATAGCAGAACAAGACGCTTCAGCGGACGAGAAAAAGTCGCGCCGCTGAGCTTTTTGTTAGGTATATATAGTAAACATGGATAAATCAATTAGAAAAAATGAGATATGCGTTGTTGGATTACCACGCTGTGACTTCGTGTTTTCTTCAACTCGTAGTTGTTTCATAGCGTATGGCTTTGATACTAGTACACTGGAAATGAATATCCTAAAAAGCCTACTAGAAGAGCGCGGCCTCATTGCTGAAGAAGCAGGTGGTACACTTGCTCCTGGTCAAAGTGCATTTTGCGCAAAAATTTGCTCGAAAATTATTACATCTCAATTCTGTGTAGTTTTATTAAATCATGACTTAAGAAATGGCGTTGAGACTCCAAATGCAAACGTAAATATGGAATATGGGCTAATGCTAGGATTTAATAAATATGTAATCCCTTTTCAACGTGAGGGCCAGCATCTTCCCTTTAATGTCGCTGGCCTAGATACCGTAAAATACACAAATCAAAACTTTCGAGATAAAGCGATTATTGCATTAGAACAGGCAATCTCTGAAACGACACAGGAGTCAGTGCCACGGGACAATTCTGATCAAATAATCCAATTGTTTTTAATGGAGAGAGGATTACTAGTTTCTGCGATAGATAGCGAAGGCGATAGAAACTTGTATCGCTTGGGTGATTCACTTGGATTTAACCTGCTCAATACATTCTCAGGTAACGAGTACGTATACTTTGGCAGATTTACTTCTCTTAGGCCAGAATCTGTCGTATGGCGATTAAGAAAACTTAATTCAGTAGTATCAGGCCGACGCAGCTCACTTCCTGGTAGAGTCGCGCAGGGTCTTATTACACAAGAACTACTACCTTTTGTAGATCGATTGTTCGAGACAATGAGTATTATGGTCATAGTAACAAGTGATGCTGATAAAACAGTAATTACTGAACAACTACAAAGACAACCACTTGATTACTCTGTGGAGCTACTTACCGTCACGGAAATATTTAATGAGGTTAAAAGTGCAATACCAACTAATGCCTAACAAGGCACTCCAGCCGACGCTAAAAAGCAGCGCGGCTGAGTTTGATCGTTAGTATCAGTAACTATCAATAAAGTACCAGGAGATTAAAGATGTTAAATACATTGTGGGGTGTTGTCAAAAAAGAAAAAATTGAGCTTCTGGAAAAGGCAAATATCCCTGAAGGGACAAGGGTTTTGGTAACTGTGTTGGAGATGGCAACGGGGTCGGACCATGATAAGTTATCGCTGCACAAAGAGATAACCTTTAAAGGGGTGACATTTTTATCCTTAAATACCTATTTTTAGTACAGAAAAGAGTTGTTTAAGTAATTTTTGTTATGGCACGTGCAAATAGACATTATATCCCAAATTATGTTTGGCATATTACTCATAGATGCCATAAGAAAGAATTTCTTTTGAAATTTCTGAAAGATCGTAAGCGTTGGGTGTACTGGCTGTTTGTAGCTAAAAAGAGATTTGGATTAAGGATATTAAACTATACTGTCACATCAAATCATATTCATCTATTGGTTATTGACAATGGTCGTGAGGTTATTCCGAAGAGTATCCAATTGGTAGCGGGGAGAACTGCACAGGAGTATAATCAAGGAAAAAAGCGTAAGGGTGCATTTTGGGAAGACAGATATCACGCAACGGCAATAGAAACTGACATACATTTGATAAGATATATGATGTATATTGATTTGAATATGGTCAGGGCTGGTGTTGTAAAGCATCCGTGTGAATGGGCAATGAGTGGATATGATGAGATACAAAACCCACCGGATAGATACGCCTTAATAGACATAAAAGGCTTGATTGAATTATGTGGGTTATCCAACAAGGAACAACTGAGGCATGAATATAAACAATGGGTAGAAGCTGCCATTAATGATAATGGCCTCAGGAGAGAGTTCTGTTGGACAGCAAGTATCGCAGTAGGGAGTAGGCGATTTGTAGAAGATACGAAGGTTAAGTTATGTTTAAAAGCACATGGACGCAAGGTAGAGGAGGGTAACGATAAGTTTGTACTTAAAGAACCGATTGTTCCTTACAATGCTCATTTAAGTGCCAAAAAAGATCTTCTAAGGCATGAAAATATGTATTGTTGGGGGTGAAACATAGTCAACGCAACAGGTTAGCTTGGTCCGACCCGATCCAACAAAGAGACATAAGCGATGGTGTTTGAAGTGTTTATCAATATAGTACTTGCCATATCAAAGGCGTGTTATATGTACAATAAATCTGTATTCCGCATATTATGCGGATCAATCTAATCAATGTTAGCACTTAAAAGAAGAAAACAGATGAAACCAGAAAAAAACGATATACCTATAAAGGTCAAAATATCTGGCAGGCAATTAGAAGAACTCCAGAAATATACAGTCGATATGTGTGAAGCATTTGGTCTGGATAGAAGAATTGAAAATTACAAAGGTACTAGACCAATATCCTTTTACAGTTGGGATTTAGATTGTATCCTAGATGTACTTTCTATGGCCCTTAATGATAAAAAAGAATATCCAGATAGAGAAGATGAAGGCTACATCAAGCTGCACGAATTATATGTTCAGTTGAAAACTGCATATAAAGAAACATACGGGTAATTTACAGGGTGTGGCTTGTCGGCGGCACTGGGATAAAGCCAATAGAATCCAAACATTATTGGTATCAATGAAATACAACCGCCAAGCCACGGCCTTATTTTGATGGGTCGGCTTAGCTCAACATATTTTGTAAATCAAACATTAATTGCAGCAGAAAGTAAGTGCAAGAAAAGTAAAGGCAAGGCAAGGCAAGGCTCGTGGGTATAATAAACAACGCAGGTAATTCAGTGCTAACCAGCGCATTCAGCCGACCAGCTACCCTTTTGCGGTTTTCTAGTTTTGTGGCTTCGTTCACCATCATCATGCAGGCCAACTTATGCGCTTCTAATCTGCTGTCGGCTGATGCTGTGCGTTAGTATCAGTAACTATCAATAAAGTACCAGGAGATTAAAGATGTTAAATACATTGTGGGGTGTTGTCAAAAAAGAAAAAATTGAGCTTCTGGGAAAGGCAAATATCCCTGAAGGGACAAGGGTTTTGGTAACTGTGTTGCCTGACGATACTGGATTTACAGTTCTGGTTGAAAACAAGCCAAATCTCTTTGGATGCGATTTGGAATAACTCAGAGGATGATGTGTATGCAGAATTACTCAAAGAATGATGTAGTTTTAGTCCGTTATCCCTTTGCAGATTTGTCAAGCTCAACGGTCAGACCTGCGGTTGTTATCAGTACGCCACATATCTCTGGTGACATTTTTGTTGTGCCACTGACCAGTAAAACAGCTTCTCTTTTGCCGGGTGAGTTTATACTGACAGACTGGAATAGTGCGGGGCTTAATGTGATCACGACGGTTAAGCGTGGAATTTACACTGCAAACAGGGAATATGGGGACACTTCCCATATTTCTTGTTTGATCTGGTAGGAGAATAAGGGAAGTGTTCCTATATAGTCAAACAAATCAGGTTTTCGAAATTTGCTCGCCAATAATTTGAAAATTTTCAGTTAAAAGAGTAGACAATTCATCTGTATACTCGTTAATATTTTTGAAAAAACTTAAACATTTGTTTTTAAACTTCTCATAAGTATCATAATACTTGTTATACAATATTTCTTTGCGAAAGAATTTCCATAATCTTTCAATGAGATTTAAATTGGGTGAATAGGAAGGGAGAAATTTGATCTTTATTCTCGAATTTGCAAGGTATTCTTTGACCAACTTAGAACTGTAATATTTAGCATTATCAGAGATTATGTAAATAGTACCGGCTTGAGCATACCTTGACTCTATTTCATGGAAAAGCTTTATTGTTGATTGAGCATTGATGCTTTCATCTTCCCGGATTGTTACTTCAAAGGTTTCTATGTCAATAGCACCGTTTAAATTTATTCTTTTCCTACCGGTATTAGAGGGTATTTCCTTCTTTTTGCCTTTCTCTATCCAGCAATATGCAGACGTAGAATTGTGCTGTGGATGAACTCCATCCATAAAAAGTATCTTATCTCCGGGGGCTTTCTCTTCTTTGAGTTGTTTGTATTTTTCGATAAATTCTTTTTGTTTTTCAGGGTTTGCTTTGCCTGGAACTATTGTAGTTTTCTTGTAAGTAAAGCCTAATCTATCGAGGGTATGTACCATTCCTTCGGGTGTATAGATTTTATTGAATGTCTGTTTTACATATTCAACAATTTCTTTTGCCGCGCTATAGTTGTTTTTCCTGATATGATCTTTTAATTGTTCTTCTTGTTCGCAGGTGAGTTTTGGCACACAGCCAATATAATTGTCAGATAAAAGCCCGTCAAAACCTTTATCTTTGTATAGTTTTTCGTAATTCCTGATTGTTTGATCGTCTAACAAGAGCGCTTCTGCTACTTCTTCATAACTCCATCCTGAATCAAGAAGAAGTATAGCTTTGATTCGGTCGGCATGACGTCTATGAGGCTCTTTCTTATGTGCTTTTTTAAATTCTATTCGGGTTTTTTCACTGAGAAATGGATTCATGCAGAATTTAATACTCTAGAAACAATTCAAATGCAAGAAAAAAACAGGTTCTTCTAAAAATAAATGCTTTTTACTATATTTCCCTGACTGGGTTATGCATCGTATTTCGCGTTTCGGATTTCAACATTAAATATTTTGCCAAAAAGCACGCACTGACGAATGGAAGTGTGCAGAAAAATTACTGATAAGGTACTGCAGGGTTATTACTCAGGGTCATCTTCCGGGATATTTCGTGTTTTCCCGCGGTGGGGCTTTTCATTTCTGTTCTCATAGGGGATAAAATCCACCTCTCGTTTTAAAAGATCTATTTTGTATATTTTTACTTTTACCACGTCTCCGATTCGAAACATTTTTTTCCGTCTGGTGCCTACAAGCGCCATATGTTTTTTGCTTATCTGATAGATATCATCTTCCAGGGTACGGATATGTACAAGACCTTCCAGGAGATATTCGCTTAATTGCACAAAGAAGCCGTATTCCTGCACTCCGGTGATAATGCCCTCAAAATTATCTCCCACACGGGTTTCAAAAAAGCGCAGCAATTTCAGTTTGGTGATTTCCCGCTCTGCTTCTTCCGCCCTGCGTTCCGTAACGGAGCAATGCCCTGCCCATTCTGGCAAACAGTTTTCCCATATTTTTTGCACGACAGGTGACCGCAATTCTCCTGAAAAATGCTGATCCAAAACCCTGTGGATAATGAGGTCGGGATAGCGGCGGATAGGGGATGTGAAATGAGCGTAATGTTCAAGGGCAAGGGCAAAATGCCCGCTCTCCGTTGCCGAATACACTGCCTGTTTCATCGATTTCAGCAAGACAAGGTTTATCATATGCGCCTCAGGTTTTCCGCTTATTTCCTTCAAAAATGCTTGTAATTGATGTATTTTAAAAGGGTCCACTCTGGTGTTTTCAAGCCCGCGGACAAAATCAGCGAATTCGAGCATATCTTCTTCGTCAGGCTCCGGATGCACCCTGCTTATCAGCGGCAATTTGTTTTTATGCATAAATGTCGCCACCATTTCATTTGCCAGGAGCATACACTCCTCAACAAGCCGGTGTGATACATCCCTTTCTTCCTTTTCAACATGTTCAATATTTCCCTGTTCGTCCAGTTTCAGGGATACTTCAGGCAGGTCAAGCTCTATTGCCCCCCGGTTCATTTTGTTCTTAAAAAGTATTTGTGCCAGTTGCGCCAGTTCTACCAAAACATTCTTTACCATCTCCGGTATATTCCCCGCCGATTCATTATTAATAATTGCCGTTGCCTGTTTATAGGTTAAGCGTTTTGTAGCGTTGATGACTGAATGTTTAACAGTGCTTTTGAGGATATGTCCCTCAGGGTCAATCGTTACGAGAACGCTTTTGGTCAGACGGTCTTCCCCTTCCATGAGACTGCAAAGATTATTCGATAATGCCTCCGGCAGCATGGGAATGACTTTCCCTGGCAAATATACGCTCGTACCGCGGAGTCGTGCTTCTTTATCAATGGCAGAGTCCTGTTTTACATAATAGGAAACATCGGCGATATGCACCCCCAATTGCCAATTACCCCTATCGTCCTTTTCAAGGGACAGCGCATCATCAAAATCCTTGGCGTCATCCGGGTCTATTGTGATAATGAGCTTTTTCCGTAAATCAAGCCGTGTTTGGATTTCCTCCTGAGGTATTTCCTGAGAGATGCTTTCCGCTTCATTCAATACATTTTTATGAAATGCCCGCGGCAGTTTGAATTGATATATTATGGAATGGAGGTCTACTTTCGGGTCGCCTTCTTTTCCTAATATTTCCGTTATCTCGCCTTCCGGATTCAGGTGTCTTGACGGCCATTGCACTATTTTAACCACTACCTTATCATCCGGTGTAGCGTCTTTTGCATCGCCTTCTGTTACATAAACATCTCTGAACAGGCGTGCGTTGTCCGGTACGACGTATCGTAACCGTTTGGACTTTTTAAAGGTACCCACAACTAAAGGATTGGCGCGTTTTAACACGTTGACAATCTGTCCGGAACCGCCCCCCTTTTGTTTGCCTCTTTTTGGTATTTGTTCTAAATCCGGCAGGCGAACAACGACGGTATCTCCGTGCATGGCAGAATGCATGTTTTCTTCGTTTACAAAGATATCCTTCCCCTCGCCTTTTTTCGCCGGCACTACAAAGCCAAACCCCCTTGAATTGCAATCCATCGTTCCCACCAACAGATTTACCGTTTTGGGATTGGCGTATTGTTTTCGTTTTATCTTGACGATTTCACCCTGGAATTCGAGATCCTGCAATAATTTGCAGAAAGCCCGGTATTCCTGGTCGTTGATCTCAAAATGTTCCGCCAGCTCGGCGGCAGTCATTGGAGTGTATTTTTTGCTGTGGACAAATTGTATAATTGATACAGGTTCTATCATAGGTACTTTATTAACAATAAAATTATTTTAATGAAAAAGGGAAATACATGTACGGATATTGAAAAGGTTATAGAGGGGATGTCTTTAATATAGGAGTAATGGACATAGAAGAATTTAATATGCCTGTAATTGTCATTTTCGCCAAAGGGAGAAATTCTAAGATTTCTCCCTTTGCACAGTCTTCAGTCTTCAGTCTTCAGTTTTCAATCCTCAATCTGCAATTTGCCTACTGCCTACTGCCTACTGCCTACTGCCCACTGCCCACTGCCTACTATCGACTGCCGAGTGTTACGGTATAATGGCAAATTCCAAATTCCAAATCCCTAAGTTCCATGAGCCTTCATTTTTTATAAAGTCTCCGCTCAAACATCCTCACATAATCCGTCCAGGCACTGCTGTCATCTTTATGATTACTGATGGCTTTTAAAGCGCCTTGCATTTTTGCGTCCAGATTATCAAGATAGTGCAGTGCTATTGCCTCAGGTGTGCCAGGTTTTACTGGGGAACCCCATTCATACTCGCCGTGATGACTCAATATGAGATGCAAAAGGACGTTAAGATGTTCTCCCGGAAATCCTTCAATCTTTGAAGCCTTCTCATTCACCATAAGGACGCCTGATATGAGGTGACCCGTAAGCAAGCCTTCATCGGTATATTGAAAGCTTCTCTCGTAAGATAATTCTCTAATCTTACCAATATCATGAAGAATCGCACCGGTAATTAACAGGTCC from Candidatus Kuenenia stuttgartiensis carries:
- a CDS encoding toll/interleukin-1 receptor domain-containing protein, with the protein product MNKKVFISYSREDTSEIRALVDNLSQINLDIWSDQNISAGDNWANLIEENLRKSEIVLLFISPRALASEWVMMEFGAAVALKKKIIPVVLKDTHIPSFLSEHKYIRANSINEAAEKIKETLCKIAEQDASADEKKSRR
- a CDS encoding transposase, which produces MARANRHYIPNYVWHITHRCHKKEFLLKFLKDRKRWVYWLFVAKKRFGLRILNYTVTSNHIHLLVIDNGREVIPKSIQLVAGRTAQEYNQGKKRKGAFWEDRYHATAIETDIHLIRYMMYIDLNMVRAGVVKHPCEWAMSGYDEIQNPPDRYALIDIKGLIELCGLSNKEQLRHEYKQWVEAAINDNGLRREFCWTASIAVGSRRFVEDTKVKLCLKAHGRKVEEGNDKFVLKEPIVPYNAHLSAKKDLLRHENMYCWG
- a CDS encoding MazF family transcriptional regulator; translated protein: MQNYSKNDVVLVRYPFADLSSSTVRPAVVISTPHISGDIFVVPLTSKTASLLPGEFILTDWNSAGLNVITTVKRGIYTANREYGDTSHISCLIW
- a CDS encoding IS630 family transposase, encoding MNPFLSEKTRIEFKKAHKKEPHRRHADRIKAILLLDSGWSYEEVAEALLLDDQTIRNYEKLYKDKGFDGLLSDNYIGCVPKLTCEQEEQLKDHIRKNNYSAAKEIVEYVKQTFNKIYTPEGMVHTLDRLGFTYKKTTIVPGKANPEKQKEFIEKYKQLKEEKAPGDKILFMDGVHPQHNSTSAYCWIEKGKKKEIPSNTGRKRINLNGAIDIETFEVTIREDESINAQSTIKLFHEIESRYAQAGTIYIISDNAKYYSSKLVKEYLANSRIKIKFLPSYSPNLNLIERLWKFFRKEILYNKYYDTYEKFKNKCLSFFKNINEYTDELSTLLTENFQIIGEQISKT
- the rnr gene encoding ribonuclease R — encoded protein: MIEPVSIIQFVHSKKYTPMTAAELAEHFEINDQEYRAFCKLLQDLEFQGEIVKIKRKQYANPKTVNLLVGTMDCNSRGFGFVVPAKKGEGKDIFVNEENMHSAMHGDTVVVRLPDLEQIPKRGKQKGGGSGQIVNVLKRANPLVVGTFKKSKRLRYVVPDNARLFRDVYVTEGDAKDATPDDKVVVKIVQWPSRHLNPEGEITEILGKEGDPKVDLHSIIYQFKLPRAFHKNVLNEAESISQEIPQEEIQTRLDLRKKLIITIDPDDAKDFDDALSLEKDDRGNWQLGVHIADVSYYVKQDSAIDKEARLRGTSVYLPGKVIPMLPEALSNNLCSLMEGEDRLTKSVLVTIDPEGHILKSTVKHSVINATKRLTYKQATAIINNESAGNIPEMVKNVLVELAQLAQILFKNKMNRGAIELDLPEVSLKLDEQGNIEHVEKEERDVSHRLVEECMLLANEMVATFMHKNKLPLISRVHPEPDEEDMLEFADFVRGLENTRVDPFKIHQLQAFLKEISGKPEAHMINLVLLKSMKQAVYSATESGHFALALEHYAHFTSPIRRYPDLIIHRVLDQHFSGELRSPVVQKIWENCLPEWAGHCSVTERRAEEAEREITKLKLLRFFETRVGDNFEGIITGVQEYGFFVQLSEYLLEGLVHIRTLEDDIYQISKKHMALVGTRRKKMFRIGDVVKVKIYKIDLLKREVDFIPYENRNEKPHRGKTRNIPEDDPE